In the Tetrapisispora phaffii CBS 4417 chromosome 7, complete genome genome, one interval contains:
- the HAP4 gene encoding transcription factor HAP4 (similar to Saccharomyces cerevisiae HAP4 (YKL109W); ancestral locus Anc_2.464) yields the protein MYQQIAIKPSNKLHLSAPQSSLGEYTGLDLATTSIPSSSIIKTSKNWVLPPRPKPGRKTSVAHTRKSVCVANSASANTNKVTKRKDLLHNRQKSNSICSGVIGNAEKTLTRNLDDCTSIFLKFEDEEAIPQTLQTPQQPNNKVTKTSEYTEAELANLISTSLSQSLLQTENELDQENSLLQKDETKLTNEEVSSLLSSSTGSPNSIFSTDHYNISNSTSDLLTLSRFDTEVDLVIDNSNLNFKLLDQNVSPTSDFLPINFTSTFDSEYIPPTLEDIINEQEKSYVDVIGKNKKI from the coding sequence atgtatCAACAAATTGCAATTAAACCTTCAAATAAACTTCATTTATCTGCCCCACAGTCCTCTTTGGGCGAGTACACAGGCTTAGATTTGGCAACTACGTCAATTCCTTCTTCATCGATTATCaaaacttcaaaaaattggGTTTTACCACCAAGACCAAAGCCAGGCAGAAAAACAAGCGTTGCTCATACACGCAAATCTGTATGTGTAGCTAATTCTGCATCCgcaaatacaaataaagTTACAAAAAGAAAGGATCTGTTACATAATAGACAAAAATCGAACAGTATTTGTTCCGGGGTTATTGGTAATGCTGAAAAAACCTTAACAAGAAACTTAGACGATTGTacttcaatatttttgaagtttGAAGACGAAGAGGCCATTCCACAAACTTTGCAAACACCACAACAaccaaataataaagtGACCAAGACAAGCGAATACACCGAAGCAGAGTTAGCTAATCTTATATCAACGTCTTTATCACAATCATTGTTACAGACAGAAAATGAATTGGATCAAGAAAACTCATTACTACAAAAAGATGAAACAAAGCTAACAAATGAGGAAGTCTCTTCATTGCTATCTTCATCAACTGGTTCTCCAAATTCGATTTTCTCAACTGATCATTATAATATCTCGAACAGCACAAGTGATTTATTGACTTTGTCAAGATTTGACACTGAAGTCGATTTGGTGATTGATAACtctaatttaaattttaaattattggaTCAGAATGTGTCACCAACATCAGATTTCTTACCAATCAATTTCACCAGCACATTCGATTCGGAATATATTCCTCCTACCTTGGAAGACATAATAAATGAACAGGAAAAAAGTTATGTTGATGTAATTGggaaaaacaaaaaaatataa